Proteins encoded together in one Entomobacter blattae window:
- a CDS encoding Ppx/GppA family phosphatase, whose product MSPYEPEITETSLLPRSALIDLGSNSTRMVIFEGVSRNPLTIFNEKAVLKLGKGLTQTGKLNAQGMKLALDVVRRFNTIARAMGATPYEVMATAAVRDATNGADFIAGLQNHLPGVPIRIISGEEEAEYSATGVLCSIPDAFGTVADIGGGSLELIRVKEGKVEGAKTLKLGVIRLSDRAEGNLVKARKIVEDDLKTVSWLSVGKGKALYLVGGAFRALAQLYMHHTKYPLNIIHYYTLSPAKAQEMVTWFLSGPTKEIQNYSADLLKRLEDIPYAAIVLKRLMQEVQPSEIIFSTEGLREGWYMQKVAFSVAAEEPRQQMAYEMCKKFGRSMQLPRILAKWTDFLRPYEKPSQTALRELACWFSDIGALDHPAYRAEEGYRRLLLLPSMSFNHYERVYLAMVVAMRYGADLNAPFMQPTRKLLGEEDIMRAQALGLSLRLAYTICGGTPDLLEGTGIAIEGKKLTLQHLPSRVAVMGESVKRRMSRLAQALNLKVKIAETGEECGG is encoded by the coding sequence ATGTCCCCTTACGAGCCAGAAATAACAGAAACGAGCCTTTTACCACGGTCTGCCCTGATTGATTTGGGTTCTAACTCTACCCGTATGGTTATTTTTGAAGGAGTTTCGCGTAATCCTCTGACAATTTTCAATGAAAAAGCAGTTTTAAAGCTTGGCAAAGGCCTCACCCAAACTGGCAAGCTCAATGCCCAGGGCATGAAACTGGCCTTAGATGTGGTAAGGCGTTTTAATACCATAGCCCGTGCCATGGGGGCTACTCCTTACGAGGTTATGGCAACGGCTGCTGTGAGGGATGCCACCAATGGAGCGGACTTTATTGCTGGGTTACAAAACCATTTGCCTGGTGTGCCGATCCGGATTATTTCGGGAGAGGAAGAGGCAGAATATTCGGCAACGGGGGTTTTATGTAGTATTCCCGATGCGTTTGGAACCGTAGCCGATATTGGGGGCGGTTCCTTGGAATTGATTAGGGTTAAAGAGGGGAAGGTGGAAGGAGCTAAAACCCTGAAGCTCGGTGTGATACGCCTTTCCGATCGTGCAGAGGGGAATTTGGTCAAGGCCCGTAAAATTGTTGAAGATGATTTAAAAACAGTGTCCTGGCTTTCAGTGGGTAAGGGAAAGGCGCTTTACCTGGTGGGGGGGGCGTTTCGTGCGCTAGCGCAGCTTTATATGCACCATACCAAATATCCGCTCAACATTATTCATTATTATACTTTATCTCCCGCTAAAGCCCAGGAAATGGTGACGTGGTTTTTATCAGGCCCTACCAAGGAGATTCAGAACTATTCGGCCGATCTGTTAAAACGGTTGGAAGACATTCCCTACGCTGCCATTGTTTTAAAGCGCTTGATGCAGGAGGTTCAACCTTCTGAAATCATTTTTAGTACAGAAGGCTTGCGAGAGGGATGGTATATGCAAAAAGTGGCTTTTTCTGTAGCAGCAGAAGAGCCAAGGCAGCAAATGGCCTATGAAATGTGTAAAAAATTTGGTCGTAGCATGCAATTGCCACGTATCCTCGCCAAATGGACAGATTTTTTACGCCCGTATGAAAAACCCTCTCAAACGGCCTTGCGGGAGCTGGCCTGCTGGTTTTCTGATATTGGTGCCCTTGACCATCCTGCCTATCGGGCGGAAGAAGGCTATAGGCGGTTGCTGCTTTTGCCTTCAATGAGTTTTAATCATTATGAACGGGTCTATCTTGCCATGGTTGTGGCCATGCGGTATGGGGCTGATCTTAATGCCCCCTTTATGCAGCCTACGCGCAAGCTTTTAGGTGAGGAAGATATTATGCGGGCCCAAGCGCTAGGGTTAAGCCTGCGTTTGGCCTATACCATTTGTGGTGGTACTCCTGATCTGTTGGAAGGTACAGGAATTGCCATTGAAGGGAAAAAACTGACCCTTCAACATCTTCCATCCCGGGTAGCTGTCATGGGGGAAAGTGTAAAACGTCGTATGAGCCGCTTGGCACAGGCCTTGAACCTGAAGGTAAAAATTGCAGAAACGGGAGAAGAGTGTGGGGGGTAA
- a CDS encoding RNA degradosome polyphosphate kinase: protein MSPTDMSSHPITSSEPLQDSEKPSTLAAHKGEDHMMACQPERFINRELSWLDFNHRVVEEADNTRNPLLERLRFLSISASNLDEFFSVRFAGLVGQVREGLIKPSSDGLTPAQQLTAVRERTRQLMNEQQRIWFKLCQELKNKGVEVCDTTALSEQDKNWLRDIFMNRLFPVLTPLAMDTAHPLPFIPNMGLAMVMQLKGEAERIGRGVLIVLPGQIERFIRLPFQPESPSVQRFVVLEEMIALFMDILFPGMKLAEWGVLRVIRDTDVEFEDEAEDLVRSYETALKLRRRGTVIHLDIDSRMPLALAHDIADSIGIAGDEVVIHKGLLGLTDLRHLITDSRPDLLFPTYTPQFPERIKEFGGDCFAAIRAGDLLVHHPFESFDVVVQFLRQAATDEAVIAIKQTLYRTSHNSPIVKALIEAAENGKSVTAMVELRARFDEEANIRLARALEAAGVQVVFGFADFKTHAKLSLVVRKEGGRVRSYTHFGTGNYHPITARIYTDLSFFTCNEALVRDAARLFNYMTGYARPEKMEAIAYSPVTIRPSLMALIDEEIAFAKAGRFGTIWLKMNSLVDSALIDKLYEASEAGVKISGIVRGMCCLRPGVPGLSENIRIKSVVGRFLEHARVFVFGNGRRLPSRQAKVYISSADWMERNMDWRVESMVPIYDTAIHAKILNQIMVANLKDTLQSWMLRADGHWEHVRIGQHPFSAHNYFMANPSLEKDYHRREKQRMLPATPLSGTKIT from the coding sequence ATGTCCCCAACAGATATGTCATCCCATCCCATAACTTCCTCTGAGCCATTACAGGATAGCGAAAAGCCGTCCACCCTTGCTGCCCATAAGGGAGAGGATCATATGATGGCCTGCCAGCCTGAACGTTTTATTAACCGTGAGCTCTCCTGGTTGGATTTTAATCATCGCGTGGTTGAAGAGGCCGATAATACCCGCAACCCTCTCTTAGAACGGTTACGTTTTCTCTCTATCAGTGCCAGTAATCTCGATGAGTTTTTTTCTGTACGTTTTGCAGGTCTGGTAGGCCAGGTCAGGGAAGGATTGATCAAACCCTCTTCAGATGGGTTAACACCTGCCCAGCAGCTTACTGCAGTCAGGGAGAGAACGCGCCAGTTAATGAATGAACAGCAGCGCATATGGTTTAAATTGTGCCAAGAGCTAAAAAATAAGGGTGTAGAGGTCTGTGATACCACCGCCCTTTCCGAGCAGGATAAAAACTGGCTGCGTGATATTTTTATGAACAGGCTTTTTCCTGTCTTAACCCCTTTGGCCATGGATACTGCCCACCCCTTACCCTTTATTCCCAATATGGGTTTGGCCATGGTCATGCAGCTTAAGGGGGAGGCTGAGCGAATAGGGCGAGGGGTATTGATTGTTCTGCCTGGCCAGATAGAACGCTTTATCCGCCTGCCATTTCAGCCAGAATCGCCTTCTGTTCAGCGGTTTGTTGTTCTGGAAGAAATGATTGCCTTGTTTATGGATATTCTGTTTCCAGGGATGAAACTGGCCGAATGGGGGGTACTGCGCGTTATTCGTGATACGGATGTTGAGTTTGAAGATGAGGCCGAAGACCTTGTTCGCTCCTATGAAACCGCCCTTAAGCTTCGCCGGCGCGGAACTGTGATTCATCTGGATATCGACTCGCGTATGCCGCTGGCTTTGGCCCATGATATTGCCGACAGTATAGGAATAGCCGGTGATGAAGTGGTTATTCATAAGGGGTTATTAGGGTTAACCGATCTTCGCCATTTAATTACCGATTCTCGTCCCGATTTGCTCTTTCCTACCTATACCCCACAGTTTCCTGAGCGAATAAAGGAATTTGGGGGGGATTGTTTTGCAGCGATCCGTGCGGGCGATCTCTTGGTGCATCACCCTTTTGAGAGTTTTGACGTGGTTGTCCAGTTCCTTCGTCAAGCAGCTACTGATGAGGCGGTCATTGCGATTAAGCAAACCCTGTACAGAACCTCTCATAACAGCCCGATTGTTAAGGCCTTGATTGAAGCGGCTGAAAATGGCAAATCGGTTACAGCCATGGTAGAGCTGCGCGCCCGCTTTGATGAAGAAGCCAATATCCGCCTGGCCCGCGCCTTGGAAGCAGCTGGTGTGCAAGTGGTTTTTGGCTTTGCTGATTTTAAAACCCACGCCAAGCTTAGCCTTGTTGTGCGCAAGGAAGGGGGCCGGGTGCGTTCTTATACCCATTTTGGGACGGGAAATTACCATCCCATTACTGCCCGTATCTATACAGACCTTTCCTTTTTTACCTGTAATGAGGCCCTGGTGCGGGATGCCGCGCGCCTTTTTAATTACATGACAGGTTATGCACGGCCCGAAAAAATGGAGGCTATTGCCTATTCCCCTGTTACGATTCGCCCTAGCCTAATGGCCTTGATTGACGAGGAAATTGCTTTTGCCAAGGCTGGGCGGTTTGGCACGATATGGTTAAAAATGAACTCTCTTGTTGATTCTGCCTTGATTGACAAGCTTTATGAGGCTTCAGAAGCGGGGGTAAAAATTAGCGGTATTGTTCGGGGGATGTGCTGTTTACGCCCCGGTGTGCCGGGACTTTCAGAAAATATCCGGATTAAATCAGTGGTCGGGCGTTTTTTGGAGCATGCGCGGGTTTTTGTATTTGGCAATGGCCGTAGGCTTCCTTCACGTCAGGCCAAGGTTTATATCTCTTCAGCAGACTGGATGGAACGGAATATGGATTGGCGGGTAGAAAGCATGGTCCCTATTTATGATACGGCCATTCATGCCAAAATCCTTAACCAGATTATGGTTGCCAACCTTAAGGATACCCTCCAATCTTGGATGTTGCGCGCAGATGGCCATTGGGAACATGTGAGGATTGGCCAGCATCCCTTTTCGGCCCATAATTATTTCATGGCTAACCCCTCGCTTGAGAAAGACTATCACCGTAGGGAAAAACAACGCATGCTTCCCGCTACACCGCTTTCTGGTACAAAAATCACGTAA